A region of Paenibacillus sp. 37 DNA encodes the following proteins:
- a CDS encoding carbohydrate ABC transporter permease, translating to MGKSQTRSDFISRIVIICLFIILFVLIMIPFYAVALSSFKPGESLVRYGLNLSLDFEIMSFDNFIYLFTGQHDYFVWFWNSMILTIVQVVLTLFVSSFVAYGFAAYDFKGKNFLFICVLLIMMVPFEILLVPLYSLINDLGMVNSYSAIILPGIANAATIFFFRQYLRSIPKEIIQSGRVDGANEYAIYFRLIMPIMKPSFAAMAILNGMNSWNNLLWPFMVLGDQSKYTLPIGLKTLLTPYGNNYDLLIVGSFFSIIPIFILFIAFQKYFIDGMTAGAVKG from the coding sequence GTGGGCAAAAGTCAGACGAGGAGTGATTTCATCTCTAGAATAGTAATTATTTGTTTATTCATTATACTATTCGTTTTAATTATGATTCCATTCTATGCAGTGGCCCTCTCTTCCTTTAAACCAGGTGAATCATTAGTTAGATATGGTCTTAACCTAAGTTTGGATTTTGAAATCATGAGTTTTGATAATTTCATCTATCTGTTTACTGGACAACATGATTATTTTGTGTGGTTTTGGAACAGTATGATTTTAACAATCGTTCAAGTGGTTTTAACACTTTTTGTAAGCTCATTTGTTGCTTATGGTTTTGCAGCATATGATTTTAAAGGTAAGAACTTCCTCTTTATATGTGTTTTGCTCATTATGATGGTGCCTTTCGAAATACTGCTGGTTCCTTTGTATAGCCTAATTAATGATTTGGGAATGGTGAATAGCTATTCGGCAATCATTTTGCCGGGTATAGCCAATGCCGCGACAATATTTTTCTTCAGGCAATATCTAAGAAGCATACCCAAAGAAATTATTCAATCTGGGCGGGTTGATGGGGCAAACGAGTATGCGATATATTTCAGACTAATTATGCCGATTATGAAGCCATCCTTTGCAGCAATGGCCATTCTGAATGGTATGAATAGCTGGAATAATCTGTTGTGGCCATTCATGGTGTTGGGAGATCAGAGTAAATATACACTTCCAATCGGTTTGAAAACGTTATTAACTCCTTATGGCAATAACTATGATCTATTGATCGTGGGCTCCTTCTTCTCCATCATTCCAATTTTTATACTGTTCATTGCTTTCCAGAAATACTTCATAGACGGTATGACTGCAGGTGCTGTTAAAGGGTAG
- a CDS encoding family 43 glycosylhydrolase encodes MAVQKRVLHDVQPLIEQRADPFIYRHSDGYYYFVASVPEYDRIEIRRARNLEGLVTSTPVVIWRKRETGILSANIWAPELHFIDDKWYVYFAAAHTTETNEGLFDHRMYVLENENVNPLEGSWVERGQVRTAWESFALDATTFEHNGIRYYVWAQKDPNIEGNSNLYISKMSNPWTLTGPQTMISMPEYDWEIIGYKVNEGAAFLRKGNLVFLSYSASATDFNYCMGLLEADADADLLDAASWRKSQTAVLSTDESISMYGPGHNSFTVSEADEKTLFVFHARTYKNIIGDPLYDPNRHTFVTELLWTADGRPDFPGSVAALARSVK; translated from the coding sequence ATGGCAGTCCAAAAAAGAGTGTTACACGACGTACAACCATTGATTGAGCAGAGAGCTGATCCTTTTATTTACCGACATTCGGATGGTTATTATTACTTCGTAGCATCCGTTCCGGAGTATGACCGGATTGAAATCCGTAGAGCCCGGAACCTTGAGGGGCTTGTTACATCAACTCCTGTTGTGATCTGGAGAAAACGCGAGACGGGTATCCTTAGTGCCAATATTTGGGCACCTGAACTGCATTTTATTGATGACAAATGGTACGTGTATTTCGCTGCCGCACACACGACGGAAACGAATGAAGGCTTGTTCGACCATCGGATGTACGTACTAGAGAATGAAAATGTCAATCCGCTCGAAGGCAGTTGGGTGGAAAGAGGACAGGTTCGTACCGCGTGGGAAAGCTTCGCCCTCGATGCCACTACCTTTGAGCATAATGGAATCCGTTATTACGTATGGGCACAAAAGGATCCGAATATTGAAGGTAACTCTAATCTGTATATATCTAAAATGAGCAATCCGTGGACGTTGACTGGGCCGCAAACGATGATCTCGATGCCGGAGTATGACTGGGAGATCATTGGTTATAAAGTGAACGAAGGCGCGGCTTTTCTTCGCAAGGGTAATCTGGTATTCCTCTCTTACTCGGCTAGCGCCACCGATTTCAATTATTGCATGGGCCTGCTTGAAGCCGATGCGGATGCGGATTTGCTCGATGCCGCCTCATGGCGCAAGTCACAAACAGCGGTTCTCTCGACAGATGAGAGCATCTCGATGTATGGTCCCGGTCATAATTCCTTCACGGTGTCAGAGGCCGACGAAAAGACGCTATTTGTGTTCCACGCAAGAACGTACAAGAATATTATAGGAGATCCGCTGTACGATCCGAATCGTCATACATTTGTGACGGAGCTTTTGTGGACGGCTGACGGCAGACCCGATTTCCCCGGCTCTGTTGCAGCACTTGCACGTTCTGTAAAGTGA